The following are encoded in a window of Rubellicoccus peritrichatus genomic DNA:
- a CDS encoding FAD-dependent oxidoreductase, giving the protein MKSKNEYSADVAIIGGGFGAVAATRALMDQGLKVVLTDEFEWIGGQATSQALCVMDEFYDPVGETQMNARYADFRERLRNYYRDNFKLSPLGESQLHFCAGNAACAPVTAESHVAHRVITELFESAVASGQLTILTRTKPIAAERSEDRVISVDCRCLDVPDEIVRLKANFFLDGTETGDTYPLLGLDYGLGEESKETFGETHAPVQANREAVQSYTYCIAVEFVPGGDFTIEKPEGYEELRDKQPFSYGNLGAKADQPGKFFELEFSHETGDRIVPFWYYRCLVDVRNFDDPVLTTSRAVINVSSNDYRGDGFVDNPNGEEALAEARQLSLAYLYWLQTEAPRDDGGFGYPEIRPMPEATGTSDGIAQAPYVREGRRLRACEVVVEEDLSTEFHSTARARIFPNSVGLGAYMIDIHHRSAGGGGMVQMTRPYQIPLGALVSPELTNFAVANKGIGVTQISNGAYRLHNLEWATGEAAGELAAFCLERCPDHPNLKGDDLFAYQRRLLQAGIPLYWYEDLSIDHPAFEAAQILALTGVWPGDPRHLRIEVPQSCCRHRPMMLNVLKRLKEAGSDLNLLRDINTINHGSRKVDLMHQMVNMMDRIGWPKAAIDRKWKRFDDSDHDVQDPAKLW; this is encoded by the coding sequence ATGAAAAGTAAAAACGAATATTCAGCCGACGTAGCAATAATTGGAGGCGGTTTTGGTGCCGTTGCTGCAACTAGGGCATTAATGGACCAGGGCCTGAAGGTTGTGTTAACTGACGAATTTGAATGGATTGGTGGCCAGGCCACGAGTCAGGCATTATGCGTGATGGATGAGTTCTACGACCCAGTTGGAGAAACTCAGATGAACGCCCGCTACGCGGATTTCCGTGAGCGCTTGCGAAACTATTATCGAGACAATTTCAAATTATCTCCACTTGGAGAATCTCAGTTGCATTTCTGTGCTGGAAATGCGGCCTGCGCGCCGGTTACAGCAGAATCACATGTTGCCCATCGGGTTATTACGGAGTTGTTTGAAAGTGCAGTTGCGAGTGGTCAACTGACCATATTGACCCGCACCAAACCTATTGCAGCTGAGAGGAGTGAAGATCGGGTGATTTCGGTCGACTGCCGGTGTCTTGATGTACCGGACGAAATTGTACGATTGAAAGCAAACTTCTTTCTGGATGGTACGGAGACGGGTGACACATATCCGCTTCTCGGCTTGGATTACGGTCTGGGGGAAGAGTCGAAAGAAACATTCGGCGAAACGCATGCACCCGTCCAGGCAAACCGTGAAGCAGTCCAGTCTTATACCTATTGCATCGCAGTTGAGTTCGTGCCAGGAGGCGACTTTACCATCGAGAAGCCTGAAGGATACGAAGAGCTGCGTGACAAGCAACCTTTCAGCTATGGTAACCTCGGGGCAAAGGCAGATCAACCGGGTAAGTTTTTTGAACTCGAGTTCAGCCACGAAACCGGCGATCGGATCGTACCATTCTGGTATTACCGATGTCTGGTTGATGTCAGGAATTTTGATGACCCCGTGCTCACTACCAGTCGAGCTGTTATCAACGTATCAAGCAATGATTATCGAGGTGATGGATTTGTTGATAATCCAAATGGAGAAGAGGCCCTTGCTGAGGCACGTCAGCTGAGTCTCGCGTATTTATATTGGTTACAGACCGAAGCACCGCGTGATGACGGTGGCTTCGGCTATCCGGAAATTCGCCCGATGCCTGAAGCAACCGGAACTTCCGATGGCATTGCGCAGGCTCCATATGTTCGAGAAGGTCGAAGACTTAGAGCATGTGAGGTCGTCGTCGAAGAAGATCTGTCCACTGAGTTTCATTCCACTGCGCGAGCTCGGATTTTCCCCAATTCGGTTGGTCTGGGGGCCTACATGATTGATATTCACCACCGCTCCGCAGGCGGTGGAGGTATGGTGCAGATGACTCGTCCGTACCAGATTCCGCTCGGCGCATTGGTGAGCCCTGAATTAACAAACTTCGCGGTGGCAAACAAGGGAATCGGGGTTACCCAGATTTCCAACGGAGCGTATCGATTACACAACCTTGAGTGGGCTACAGGCGAGGCTGCTGGCGAGTTGGCTGCGTTTTGTCTGGAACGTTGCCCGGATCATCCGAATTTAAAGGGAGATGATTTATTTGCCTACCAGCGTCGCCTTTTGCAGGCGGGAATACCATTGTATTGGTACGAAGATCTTTCAATTGATCACCCGGCGTTCGAAGCTGCGCAGATACTTGCTCTTACTGGCGTTTGGCCTGGCGATCCGCGTCATCTGAGAATCGAGGTTCCGCAAAGCTGCTGTCGACATCGTCCTATGATGCTCAATGTTCTGAAGCGTTTGAAAGAAGCTGGATCTGATTTGAATCTCCTTCGGGATATAAACACCATCAACCATGGATCTCGTAAAGTTGATCTCATGCATCAGATGGTTAATATGATGGATCGTATTGGTTGGCCGAAGGCGGCAATAGATCGCAAATGGAAGAGATTTGATGATTCGGACCATGACGTGCAGGATCCTGCAAAACTGTGGTGA
- a CDS encoding sodium:solute symporter family transporter, with translation MILLDYIVLVCVLLFVLCIGLLFAKRGGADSDSFMLSGRDLPWWLSGMSLSANDFNADTPIHNSRRARELGIPGTWLYWRIPFGQCLTAIFTKWARRSGIKTPVELMQLRYGGKIGRAIRIWKVFYSTLFQGTFALAVGLLAFRKLAQVLLDYPETVSAFGIAWNMDVVIMVGAVVVAMSYSITAGLWGVVATDFVEFMIALGCSWVLTMFVLNEVGGGAVLYENLIQSAETTGVNFLDWTPTLTLAVFIFLFIQPLGIAGEGCINIRCLAARDERHGMLAQIWQPFSNLVLRSWPWWIAGMASIYLVTDIADPELAYPEMIQRFMPIGLKGLMVAGFFCAFISTIDTILHTSSAVVLNDFYRPYVKPDASERHYVMVLRLAIVIFAALGIYLATQMESVLGVLFFTWKVGGAMAMMAGLRWIWWRVSGWSELFVVVFSLPITVLIEFDNQICNWMGFKQSPTDIIEGWFGVMAGSNAMEGKWAIEYILGLVVIMGIAVLLMYIAPKDNTDHIVQFYKKARPLGLWGPIQKIAGVGPVDSYKVDLGVYLSSSFGIMLATLSVGMFFFQQWTIGFLLLIGSAVLFYCLLKLIPKSVHTELD, from the coding sequence ATGATTCTACTCGATTACATTGTATTAGTATGCGTACTACTATTTGTCCTATGCATTGGCTTATTATTCGCCAAGCGAGGAGGGGCAGATAGTGATTCGTTCATGCTCAGTGGGCGCGATTTGCCCTGGTGGTTATCCGGGATGTCTCTATCCGCAAATGACTTTAATGCTGATACGCCAATACATAACAGCCGCCGTGCTCGCGAGCTCGGTATTCCCGGAACCTGGCTGTATTGGAGAATACCTTTTGGCCAGTGCCTGACTGCAATTTTTACAAAGTGGGCCCGTCGAAGTGGAATAAAAACTCCTGTTGAGCTGATGCAGCTTCGCTATGGAGGAAAAATTGGAAGAGCCATTCGCATATGGAAAGTGTTCTATTCAACTTTATTCCAGGGAACCTTTGCTTTAGCGGTGGGGCTTCTTGCTTTCAGAAAACTCGCACAGGTTTTGCTGGACTACCCGGAAACCGTCTCTGCATTTGGCATCGCGTGGAACATGGATGTCGTGATCATGGTTGGGGCTGTTGTTGTTGCTATGTCATATTCAATCACCGCTGGGTTATGGGGGGTCGTTGCAACCGATTTTGTTGAGTTCATGATTGCTTTGGGCTGCTCATGGGTTTTGACGATGTTTGTACTTAACGAAGTTGGTGGTGGCGCTGTGCTCTATGAAAACCTGATTCAATCCGCAGAGACTACGGGTGTGAATTTTCTCGATTGGACGCCGACCTTAACATTAGCGGTTTTCATTTTTTTATTTATTCAGCCATTGGGAATCGCCGGGGAAGGTTGTATCAATATTCGTTGTCTCGCTGCTCGGGATGAGCGGCATGGTATGTTGGCCCAAATTTGGCAGCCATTCAGTAATCTCGTCCTGCGCAGTTGGCCGTGGTGGATTGCTGGTATGGCTTCGATATATCTGGTGACTGACATTGCGGACCCCGAGTTAGCCTATCCTGAAATGATTCAGCGCTTTATGCCGATCGGTTTGAAGGGGCTGATGGTTGCAGGTTTCTTCTGTGCCTTTATCTCGACCATCGACACGATACTGCATACATCATCCGCTGTCGTGTTGAACGACTTTTACAGACCCTATGTTAAGCCCGACGCGTCTGAAAGACACTACGTCATGGTGCTACGTTTGGCGATTGTTATATTTGCCGCATTGGGCATCTACTTGGCGACACAAATGGAGAGTGTTCTCGGAGTGCTGTTCTTCACGTGGAAGGTAGGTGGTGCTATGGCCATGATGGCTGGCTTGCGTTGGATATGGTGGCGTGTGAGTGGCTGGTCTGAGTTGTTCGTTGTTGTCTTTTCGCTGCCAATTACAGTCCTCATTGAGTTTGATAATCAGATATGCAACTGGATGGGCTTCAAACAAAGTCCCACTGATATCATTGAAGGCTGGTTTGGTGTCATGGCCGGAAGCAATGCAATGGAAGGTAAGTGGGCTATCGAGTATATATTGGGGCTTGTCGTGATTATGGGTATTGCGGTGCTATTGATGTATATTGCGCCGAAAGATAATACCGATCACATCGTTCAATTTTACAAGAAAGCTAGGCCACTGGGGCTCTGGGGCCCGATCCAGAAGATTGCCGGTGTCGGACCTGTCGATTCATACAAGGTGGATTTAGGGGTATATCTTAGTTCATCCTTCGGAATCATGCTGGCAACCCTTAGCGTGGGGATGTTTTTCTTTCAGCAATGGACCATCGGCTTCCTGCTGTTAATCGGTTCAGCTGTTTTGTTTTATTGTTTGTTGAAGCTTATTCCTAAAAGCGTTCATACTGAATTGGATTGA
- a CDS encoding VWA domain-containing protein, whose translation MIFLYSYWLWIAALIVMAGLGIYFIGRHFRKKRITAFLSVREKEAAMRWPVERFRIYSAILITMGLACFCVALARPLTGPKKSEGTSHGIEAYIALDVSNSMLVQDASPYRLQFAKDKINHWREQLAGDRIGLILFAGDAFIQIPPTHDSVVFEKMVQNALPRSVGQGGTNFKGAIERAVESFERREVNAPILIIISDGEQLQEDGIAAARKAHLEHGLYIFTVGVGTAAGGEVRTLGSNGEISGPPRRDRMRNVIYSRLDEPILKAIAQEGGGRYVHLQESGNMLETLYHEDLRELALSSQEIVADDYNEWFFVPLALGLLLLLVEPFLRPRKPIVLQPLSALPVDLPEGSALSESEGALRASSDTGRLQSRLRSTNNRRS comes from the coding sequence ATGATTTTCCTATACAGTTACTGGCTCTGGATAGCCGCTCTGATAGTCATGGCGGGGCTGGGCATCTACTTTATCGGGCGTCACTTCCGAAAAAAGCGTATAACAGCATTTCTCTCTGTAAGGGAAAAAGAGGCTGCCATGCGGTGGCCAGTCGAACGTTTTCGAATCTATTCCGCGATATTAATTACTATGGGGCTTGCATGTTTCTGCGTTGCTTTGGCTCGTCCTTTGACTGGGCCAAAGAAATCGGAAGGGACTTCTCATGGTATTGAGGCCTATATTGCGCTTGATGTCTCGAATAGTATGTTGGTTCAGGACGCTTCGCCTTATCGCTTACAGTTTGCGAAAGACAAGATCAATCATTGGCGTGAGCAACTCGCCGGAGATCGTATCGGGCTCATTCTATTTGCCGGGGATGCTTTCATACAGATACCGCCGACACATGATTCTGTTGTCTTTGAGAAGATGGTGCAGAACGCTTTGCCGCGTTCAGTTGGCCAGGGAGGCACAAATTTCAAAGGAGCCATCGAACGCGCAGTCGAATCGTTTGAGAGACGCGAGGTAAACGCCCCCATACTGATCATCATCTCTGACGGTGAGCAGTTGCAGGAAGACGGGATCGCTGCGGCTCGTAAAGCACACCTGGAGCATGGATTGTATATTTTTACTGTCGGTGTTGGGACGGCAGCAGGTGGGGAAGTGCGTACACTGGGCTCCAATGGTGAAATCTCCGGTCCTCCGAGGCGAGATCGTATGAGGAACGTTATTTACTCACGTTTGGATGAACCGATTCTAAAAGCAATTGCTCAGGAAGGGGGAGGGCGCTATGTTCATTTACAGGAGTCTGGCAATATGCTGGAAACACTTTATCACGAAGATTTGAGAGAACTGGCGTTGAGCTCTCAGGAAATTGTGGCAGACGACTATAATGAGTGGTTTTTTGTCCCACTGGCATTGGGGCTGTTGCTCCTGTTGGTGGAACCATTCCTGCGTCCTCGAAAGCCTATTGTTCTTCAACCTCTTAGTGCGCTCCCGGTAGATTTACCTGAAGGGAGTGCGTTGTCGGAGAGTGAAGGTGCCTTACGTGCAAGCTCAGATACCGGCCGTCTGCAAAGTCGCCTCAGGTCAACAAATAACAGGAGATCATGA
- a CDS encoding alpha-amylase family glycosyl hydrolase, producing MKNTPSWLKSAIFYEVYPQSFLDTNGDGIGDIPGVIRKLDYIQSLGCNAVWLNPCFVSPFGDAGYDVSDYRKVDPRYGSNQDLIRLFKEAHKRGMKVTLDLVAGHTSVEHPWFQASASPSQNKYSNWYVWTDSAWTESTREMPLIRGFSDRNAAYMPNFFHFQPALNFGFQEPDPDKPWQLPTNHPDVIAVREEMKDIMRFWMDAGADGFRVDMASSLVKGDPEMKGTIAFWQDVRAMFDSEYPDCVLIAEWSFPKHALQAGFHMDFMIHFNTEAYTSLFRDERKRDGFLTPGTPYSHSFFDREGKGDITRFLRHFTEHFEATRDFGYISIPTGNHDLTRIRCHRTIGELKVAYAFLWSMPGVPYLYYGDEIGMRHIDGLSSKEGGFGRVGARTPMQWNRKKNAGFSTAPASKLYLPIDPSHARPNVEDQEANASSLLNHLRSMAKLRKAHPALGANGDFSVIHGKKGKYPFIFIRRYNDEKILVAVNPANRTELVKLDRKYSRLRPLKVAGVSLKRNGPDTELVMKGVSYALYLVESARQCTF from the coding sequence ATGAAAAATACACCCAGCTGGCTTAAAAGTGCGATTTTCTACGAGGTCTATCCTCAGAGCTTTTTGGATACCAATGGAGATGGCATCGGGGACATTCCCGGTGTGATTCGAAAGCTCGATTACATCCAGTCACTTGGGTGTAATGCAGTCTGGCTGAACCCCTGTTTTGTTTCTCCCTTCGGTGATGCGGGGTATGATGTCAGTGACTATCGAAAAGTAGACCCTCGTTATGGGAGTAATCAGGATTTGATCCGGCTCTTTAAGGAAGCGCACAAACGAGGAATGAAGGTCACTCTTGACTTGGTGGCAGGGCATACGTCTGTCGAGCATCCCTGGTTTCAAGCATCGGCCAGCCCCTCGCAGAACAAATACTCAAACTGGTATGTCTGGACCGATTCCGCATGGACTGAAAGTACGCGTGAGATGCCGCTGATACGCGGATTTAGCGACCGAAATGCTGCCTACATGCCTAATTTCTTTCATTTTCAACCGGCACTGAACTTTGGCTTTCAGGAGCCTGATCCGGACAAACCCTGGCAACTGCCAACCAATCATCCGGATGTCATCGCGGTTCGAGAAGAGATGAAAGATATAATGCGCTTTTGGATGGATGCGGGCGCAGATGGTTTTCGAGTAGATATGGCCTCCTCGCTTGTCAAAGGGGATCCCGAGATGAAGGGAACCATCGCATTCTGGCAGGACGTGCGGGCCATGTTTGATTCAGAATATCCGGATTGTGTGCTCATTGCCGAGTGGTCTTTTCCGAAACACGCGTTGCAGGCCGGGTTTCATATGGACTTTATGATACACTTCAATACGGAGGCCTATACTTCGCTTTTTCGAGACGAGCGAAAACGAGATGGGTTTTTAACTCCGGGAACTCCATATAGCCATAGCTTCTTTGACCGGGAGGGCAAAGGCGACATTACCCGCTTCCTCCGCCATTTTACCGAGCATTTCGAAGCGACCCGGGACTTTGGCTATATCTCTATACCAACAGGTAATCACGACTTAACACGCATTCGCTGCCACCGGACGATTGGAGAATTGAAAGTTGCCTACGCCTTTCTATGGAGTATGCCCGGCGTTCCGTATCTCTATTACGGGGATGAGATCGGAATGCGTCATATTGATGGACTCTCTTCCAAAGAAGGAGGATTCGGACGGGTTGGTGCGCGTACACCAATGCAGTGGAATCGTAAAAAAAATGCCGGTTTTTCCACCGCTCCTGCGAGTAAGCTGTATCTTCCAATCGACCCTTCTCATGCGCGACCGAATGTAGAAGATCAGGAAGCCAACGCTTCATCTCTTCTTAATCATCTTCGATCAATGGCCAAGCTGCGTAAAGCGCATCCTGCGCTTGGAGCCAATGGAGACTTTTCTGTTATTCACGGCAAAAAAGGTAAATATCCTTTTATATTTATACGTCGTTATAATGACGAGAAGATCCTTGTTGCGGTGAACCCTGCTAATCGCACGGAATTAGTAAAATTAGACAGGAAGTATTCCCGGCTCCGCCCCTTAAAGGTTGCAGGAGTTTCGTTAAAACGAAACGGGCCTGATACCGAGCTGGTAATGAAAGGAGTGTCCTATGCGCTCTATCTCGTCGAGTCAGCCCGCCAGTGCACTTTCTAA
- a CDS encoding FAD-binding and (Fe-S)-binding domain-containing protein produces MPIPPPNAPSPVLKNLAQLKKEFQGELETGSTLRKLYSTDASEYQEMPLAVAFPKTEADIAALIRFAGTYNTSLIPRAAGTSLAGQVVGDGIVVDAGKHLNQILSVDEEKRIVKVQPGVVRNELNHYLHPKALLFGPETSTANRAMIGGMVGNNSCGSNSLMYRSTREHLISARGYLSDGSEVTFKALTPAEFSAKCEGNSLEAAIYQKCRKLLSDEAIRALITKKFPKRSIPRRNTGYALDLLMDADVFDPASDKPFNICKLIAGSEGTLFFGVEFELNCVPLPPKHSALLCAHFSNIDQALRSVLPALNHQPSGVELLDRHILDATKRNIEQRKNRFFVEGDPGAILVIDIRKDNPEEVDATIKQVVADIKAAGYGYAFPVLKGEDEQKVWELRRAGQGLVSNIPGDAKPREVCEDTAVDVAELADYIAEFDNILQEKHGKECVYYAHAGSGELHTRPLFNLKTEEGLRTFRAVAEDVATLVKKYNGSLSGEHGDGRLRGEFIPFMVGEDCFALMRQIKNVFDPKNILNPGKIIDAKPMDIDLRYGPTKPNPKYDTIFDFSQNQGILRAAENCNGSGDCRKGHLAGGTMCPSYMVTRNEKDTTRARANILRHALTYPTDPQNPFNNDEINDVFDLCFSCKGCKSECPSNVDIAKLKAEFLQHYYDANGTPLRALMIANFVLLNRLASIAPWAWNALYGTQWIRRTLNRLTGFHPERSIPMLHKTTLSKWFHQRPEIEKKNTQKRVYLFCDEFTNFNDVTIGQKTIQLLEKLGYQVIIPDHLESARTWLSKGLLRKAKQITNSNLRKLHPLITEETPLIGIEPSAILGFRDEYIDLAESDLKQTAQDLSRNCLMLDEFIIREFDAGRITSEQFTTKKKLIKLHGHCFQKSLASVVPTVRALQIPQGYKVHMIPSGCCGMAGSFGYEKEHYELSMKVGELVLFPTVRQQPDEVTIAATGTSCRHQIHDGTGRTALHPSEILFEALI; encoded by the coding sequence ATGCCGATACCGCCACCCAACGCTCCCTCTCCCGTTCTCAAGAATCTCGCACAACTCAAAAAGGAATTTCAAGGCGAGCTGGAAACCGGCTCCACTCTGCGCAAGCTCTACTCCACTGATGCCTCTGAATATCAGGAAATGCCACTCGCAGTCGCATTTCCCAAAACGGAAGCAGACATTGCCGCACTCATCCGATTCGCAGGCACCTATAATACCAGTCTGATTCCCCGCGCAGCAGGCACCTCCCTTGCCGGACAGGTAGTCGGCGACGGTATAGTCGTTGATGCAGGAAAACACCTGAACCAAATCCTCTCAGTCGATGAAGAAAAACGTATCGTAAAAGTACAGCCGGGTGTGGTTCGTAACGAGCTCAATCACTACCTGCATCCCAAGGCATTGCTCTTTGGTCCGGAAACCTCCACAGCCAACCGCGCGATGATTGGAGGCATGGTCGGCAACAATTCCTGTGGTTCCAATTCGCTCATGTACCGCTCAACACGTGAGCATCTCATCTCAGCCCGCGGTTACCTCAGTGATGGCTCCGAAGTCACATTCAAAGCACTGACTCCAGCAGAATTCTCAGCAAAATGTGAAGGCAATTCACTCGAAGCAGCGATCTACCAAAAATGCCGCAAACTTCTAAGTGACGAAGCGATCCGAGCCCTCATTACAAAAAAATTTCCAAAACGCAGTATTCCACGACGCAATACAGGGTACGCCCTCGACCTGCTTATGGATGCGGATGTCTTTGACCCCGCATCAGATAAACCATTCAATATTTGCAAACTCATCGCCGGTTCCGAAGGCACCCTCTTCTTCGGCGTAGAATTCGAGCTCAACTGCGTTCCCTTGCCCCCCAAGCATAGTGCACTACTCTGCGCCCACTTTTCAAATATTGATCAGGCACTGCGTTCCGTCCTTCCAGCACTCAATCATCAACCTTCCGGTGTCGAACTCCTCGACCGCCACATACTCGATGCAACGAAACGCAATATAGAACAGCGGAAGAATCGTTTTTTCGTCGAAGGCGATCCAGGCGCCATCCTCGTTATCGACATTCGCAAAGACAACCCAGAAGAAGTCGATGCCACAATCAAGCAAGTAGTCGCAGACATCAAGGCCGCCGGCTACGGTTATGCATTCCCAGTGCTCAAAGGCGAAGACGAGCAAAAAGTCTGGGAACTGCGTCGCGCAGGCCAAGGGCTCGTTAGTAACATTCCCGGTGATGCCAAGCCACGTGAAGTATGCGAAGACACCGCAGTCGATGTTGCTGAGTTGGCAGATTACATCGCCGAGTTCGACAACATCTTACAGGAAAAACATGGAAAAGAATGTGTTTACTACGCACACGCCGGCTCTGGAGAATTACACACGCGCCCTCTCTTTAACCTCAAAACCGAAGAAGGCCTCAGAACATTCCGCGCTGTCGCCGAGGACGTCGCTACACTGGTCAAAAAATACAACGGCTCTCTCAGCGGCGAACATGGTGACGGTCGTCTACGCGGTGAGTTCATCCCCTTCATGGTCGGCGAAGATTGCTTTGCACTCATGCGCCAGATCAAGAATGTATTCGACCCAAAGAACATCTTAAACCCTGGCAAGATCATCGATGCCAAACCGATGGATATCGACTTGCGCTACGGCCCCACCAAACCAAACCCAAAATACGACACTATATTCGACTTCTCCCAGAATCAGGGCATCCTCCGGGCAGCTGAAAACTGCAATGGCTCCGGAGACTGCCGGAAAGGCCACCTTGCCGGAGGTACCATGTGCCCAAGCTACATGGTCACCCGCAACGAGAAAGATACCACACGAGCACGCGCAAACATCCTGCGCCACGCACTCACGTACCCGACCGACCCCCAGAATCCATTTAACAACGACGAGATCAACGACGTCTTCGACCTCTGCTTCTCCTGCAAAGGATGCAAATCCGAATGCCCCTCCAACGTTGATATCGCAAAGCTCAAGGCAGAATTCCTACAGCACTATTACGACGCAAATGGCACACCGCTACGCGCACTCATGATCGCTAATTTTGTCCTCCTCAATCGCCTGGCCTCGATCGCCCCCTGGGCCTGGAATGCACTATACGGAACCCAATGGATACGTCGAACACTCAATCGACTGACCGGCTTCCATCCCGAGCGATCCATCCCCATGCTGCACAAAACGACACTCAGCAAATGGTTCCATCAAAGGCCTGAAATTGAGAAAAAAAACACTCAGAAACGCGTTTACCTCTTCTGCGACGAATTCACCAACTTCAACGATGTCACGATAGGCCAGAAGACCATCCAACTTCTCGAAAAACTGGGCTATCAAGTCATTATCCCCGACCATCTCGAAAGCGCACGCACATGGCTCTCCAAAGGCTTGTTACGCAAAGCCAAGCAAATCACCAATTCCAACCTTCGCAAACTCCATCCACTCATCACAGAAGAGACACCACTCATAGGCATCGAACCCTCAGCCATTCTCGGCTTCCGTGATGAATATATCGACCTCGCAGAAAGTGATTTGAAACAAACCGCCCAGGATCTTTCCAGAAATTGTCTCATGCTTGACGAATTCATTATTCGCGAATTCGATGCAGGCCGAATCACCTCAGAGCAATTTACCACCAAGAAAAAACTGATTAAACTACACGGACACTGCTTCCAGAAATCACTCGCATCCGTTGTACCAACAGTGCGAGCACTACAGATACCGCAAGGATACAAAGTCCACATGATACCATCCGGATGCTGCGGCATGGCCGGCTCATTCGGTTACGAGAAAGAGCACTACGAGCTCTCGATGAAAGTCGGTGAACTCGTGCTTTTTCCCACGGTGCGTCAACAACCTGACGAGGTCACTATCGCCGCAACAGGCACCTCCTGCCGCCATCAGATTCATGACGGCACAGGCAGAACCGCCCTGCACCCTTCAGAAATTTTATTCGAAGCACTGATTTAA
- a CDS encoding vWA domain-containing protein has protein sequence MSLWFQSFSFGQPWVLFLLLLLPLLAYGLGGRGRRPSLKYSATSLLKAVTKTPRFGPGKLLMSLRWLVAILVIVALAQPRTEQSSDKQQKYGIDVALVCDISPSMEYRDFILDGKQVTRLEALTNAVDDFVQARPEDRTGMVGFAGNVYLLSPLTLDANWLPEILKEVVPQGGTAIGEGMFGGIELLKNSQEESRVMIVVSDGGNNSGRSPLDAAEYARKKGIRIHTLSIISTRELLKMKSEENLMKQVSHTTGGQHFTASDSSALAGIYRQIDQMEKSRIEQKQYRLFTQLFHWLAITALILGLIEFGLGNTILSRVP, from the coding sequence ATGAGCCTCTGGTTCCAATCCTTTAGCTTTGGCCAGCCGTGGGTCCTGTTTCTTCTGCTGTTATTACCGCTCTTGGCGTATGGTTTAGGTGGGAGAGGACGCAGGCCTTCTCTGAAATACTCTGCTACGTCGCTTCTAAAAGCTGTGACTAAGACGCCGCGCTTTGGCCCCGGGAAATTGCTCATGTCATTACGCTGGTTGGTCGCAATATTGGTAATTGTTGCTTTGGCACAGCCAAGAACGGAGCAAAGCTCCGACAAACAGCAGAAGTATGGAATCGATGTAGCGCTTGTTTGCGACATCTCTCCATCGATGGAGTACCGGGATTTTATCCTGGATGGGAAGCAGGTCACTCGACTGGAAGCTTTGACGAATGCTGTGGATGATTTCGTCCAGGCACGACCGGAGGATCGCACAGGTATGGTCGGGTTTGCCGGAAATGTTTATCTGCTGAGTCCGCTAACTCTTGATGCCAATTGGCTTCCGGAGATTTTGAAGGAGGTGGTTCCTCAAGGAGGCACTGCTATTGGTGAGGGTATGTTCGGTGGCATTGAGCTCCTTAAAAATAGCCAAGAGGAATCGCGGGTTATGATTGTGGTCTCAGACGGAGGCAATAATTCAGGCAGGTCTCCACTGGACGCCGCGGAATATGCAAGGAAGAAAGGCATTCGCATCCATACCCTGAGTATCATCAGCACAAGGGAATTGCTTAAAATGAAGAGTGAGGAAAATTTGATGAAACAGGTTTCCCACACCACAGGTGGGCAGCATTTCACTGCTTCGGATAGTTCTGCTCTTGCGGGGATTTATCGACAGATTGACCAGATGGAGAAGAGTCGGATCGAACAGAAGCAGTATCGATTGTTTACGCAGCTTTTTCACTGGCTGGCTATTACAGCTCTGATTCTGGGGCTAATTGAATTCGGCTTAGGTAATACCATTCTATCACGAGTACCATGA